Proteins encoded within one genomic window of Humulus lupulus chromosome 1, drHumLupu1.1, whole genome shotgun sequence:
- the LOC133784738 gene encoding protein NRT1/ PTR FAMILY 5.2-like, with amino-acid sequence MVLVEENGHKNGEEEYAQDGAVDLKGRPVLRSKSGRWKACSFILVYEIFERLEYQGIAANLVIYLTRELHQGTVKASNNVTNWSGTVWMTPILGAYVADAYLGQFWTFLIGTSIYLMGMILLTLVVSLRALRASPCTNNGEDCSDASSMKVGMFYLALYVIAVGNGGTKPNISTLGAGQFDEFEPKEKAQKLSFFNWWVFGTFIGYLISETVVVYIQDNVGWSLGYGLLTVGLGISILVFLLGVPFYRHKLPSGSPFTKMAKVILAAFTKWKVPLPDDPNDLYELSLEEYTKKGIHKIDHTSSLRCLDKAAVKSGITKRPWTLCRVTQVEETKQIVKLLPLLLVTFIPSIISSQIHTLFIKQGTTLDRSMGPHFSIPPACLTVFTTIFMLISIVLYDRCFVPAIRRYTKNPRGITMLQRFGVGLVLHVVITITACLAERKRLSVARENGIVGKKEIVPLSVFILLPQFGLMGLADVFVGISKQEFFYDQTPEGMKSLGASFFTTSMGVGNFLSSILLTTVSNITKEHGQGWILDNLNVSHLDYYYGFLAVLAFLNLIFFWFVAKFYVYNVEVNQKSQDNNVNS; translated from the exons ATGGTGCTGGTTGAAGAAAACGGCCATAAAAATGGAGAAGAAGAGTATGCACAAGATGGGGCAGTGGATCTCAAAGGCAGACCTGTTTTAAGGTCAAAATCTGGAAGGTGGAAGGCTTGTTCCTTCATTTTAG TGTATGAGATATTTGAGAGATTAGAATACCAGGGAATTGCGGCAAATCTAGTGATCTACTTGACAAGAGAGCTCCATCAAGGCACTGTAAAAGCTTCAAACAATGTCACCAATTGGAGTGGTACCGTTTGGATGACCCCAATATTAGGTGCTTATGTTGCAGATGCATATTTAGGCCAATTCTGGACATTTCTCATTGGAACATCAATTTATCTCATG GGAATGATCCTGCTAACACTAGTAGTTTCATTACGAGCTctaagggcatcaccttgtactaataatggagaagACTGCTCAGATGCCTCATCTATGAAAGTGGGCATGTTTTATTTGGCACTTTATGTAATTGCAGTGGGAAATGGGGGCACCAAACCTAATATCTCAACCCTTGGTGCCGGACAATTTGATGAGTTTGAACCAAAGGAAAAGGCCCAAAAACTCTCTTTCTTCAACTGGTGGGTGTTCGGCACTTTCATCGGTTATCTCATCTCAGAAACTGTTGTGGTTTACATTCAAGACAACGTGGGATGGTCCCTCGGCTATGGCCTTCTCACTGTGGGGCTTGGGATCTCGATCTTGGTGTTCTTATTGGGTGTCCCATTTTATAGGCACAAGTTGCCTTCAGGGAGTCCTTTTACCAAGATGGCTAAGGTTATTTTGGCAGCTTTTACTAAGTGGAAGGTGCCTTTGCCTGATGACCCAAATGACCTTTATGAGTTGAGCTTGGAAGAGTACACTAAAAAGGGCATCCATAAAATCGACCACACCTCTTCATTAAG GTGCCTGGACAAAGCTGCTGTGAAGAGTGGAATAACAAAGAGACCATGGACTTTATGTCGAGTAACTCAAGTAGAAGAAACCAAGCAAATAGTGAAACTACTCCCTCTTTTACTAGTCACCTTCATACCAAGCATAATATCATCTCAAATACACACACTTTTCATCAAACAAGGCACAACCCTAGACAGAAGCATGGGGCCTCACTTCAGTATCCCACCAGCATGTCTCACAGTCTTCACAACAATCTTCATGCTCATAAGCATCGTCCTCTACGACCGTTGCTTCGTCCCGGCCATCCGGCGGTACACGAAAAACCCTAGAGGGATCACCATGCTTCAAAGattcggagttgggcttgttctcCACGTTGTGATCACAATCACAGCTTGCTTAGCTGAAAGAAAGAGACTCAGCGTTGCAAGAGAGAATGGTATCGTTGGAAAGAAAGAGATAGTTCCTCTTTcggtttttattcttcttcctcaGTTTGGTTTGATGGGATTAGCTGATGTTTTTGTAGGAATTTCAAAGCAAGAGTTCTTCTATGATCAAACGCCGGAGGGCATGAAAAGTTTGGGGGCTTCGTTCTTTACAACAAGCATGGGAGTTGGGAATTTTCTTAGTAGTATTCTTCTTACAACGGTTTCTAATATCACTAAGGAACATGGCCAAGGGTGGATTTTGGATAATTTGAATGTGTCTCATTTGGATTATTACTATGGCTTCTTGGCTGTCTTGGCGTTCCTTAATCTCATCTTCTTTTGGTTTGTTGCCAAGTTCTATGTTTACAATGTTGAGGTCAACCAGAAATCCCAGGATAATAATGTAAATTCATAG
- the LOC133784730 gene encoding heterogeneous nuclear ribonucleoprotein 1-like yields MDSDEGKLFIGGIAWDTTEEKLSDYFGQYGEVTQTVIMRDKTTGRPRGFAFVVFSDPSVLDTVLSEKHTIDGRAVDAKRALSREEQTSSKSGNFSSSRSSGGGGNFKTKKIFVGGLPSTLTEDGFRQFFETFGHVTDVVIMYDQNTQRPRGFGFITFDTEDAVDRVLFKNFHEINGKLVEVKRALPKDANPGGGGRGGGYQGYSGGGTNTFDSRMDGNRYMQPQTTAGGFPPYSGYGAPGYGYGAANSALGYGGYGAYGVGGYGGSAAGFGGPAGSYGNPNAPNAGYVGGAPGAMKNNWGSQTPTGYGASGYGTAPWGAPGGGGGAAASAPRGQSPSGASGYGNQGYGYPNYSGSYGPYPAAYPSSGRAPNSNAAGGGGGGGTGVDQQGSGGGYMGSGYSDNNGSSGYSNAGWRSDPSQAAGGYGGAQPRQG; encoded by the exons ATGGACTCAGACGAGGGGAAGCTATTCATAGGTGGAATAGCATGGGACACGACGGAGGAGAAGCTCAGCGACTACTTCGGCCAGTACGGCGAGGTCACTCAAACTGTAATAATGCGTGACAAGACCACCGGTCGGCCTCGGGGTTTCGCTTTTGTCGTCTTCTCCGACCCTTCTGTTCTTGATACTGTTCTCAGCGAAAAGCACACAATTGATGGTCGAGCG GTGGATGCAAAAAGGGCTTTGTCAAGAGAAGAGCAGACCTCCTCAAAAAGTGGAAACTTTTCTTCTAGTAGAAGCTCTGGAGGGGGAGGAAACTTTAAGACCAAAAAAATATTTGTTGGAGGGCTGCCTTCCACGCTTACTGAAGATGGATTTCGTCAATTTTTTGAAACTTTTGGCCATGTAACTGATGTAGTAATAATGTATGATCAGAATACTCAACGACCCCGCGGTTTTGGTTTTATAACTTTTGATACTGAAGATGCTGTTGATAGAGTATTATTTAAGAACTTCCACGAGATAAATGGCAAGCTAGTAGAGGTGAAACGAGCCCTTCCTAAAGATGCAAACCCTGGTGGAGGTGGCCGTGGTGGAGGCTACCAAGGTTATTCTGGTGGTGGCACAAATACATTCGACAGTAGAATGGATGGCAATAGATATATGCAGCCTCAAACAACTGCAGGTGGATTCCCTCCATATTCAGGCTATGGTGCACCTGGTTATGGTTACGGAGCGGCTAACAGTGCACTTGGTTATGGGGGATATGGAGCATATGGCGTTGGTGGTTATGGAGGTTCTGCTGCTGGATTTGGTGGTCCTGCAGGGTCCTACGGAAACCCAAATGCCCCTAATGCTGGTTATGTTGGCGGGGCGCCTGGTGCAATGAAAAATAACTGGGGCAGTCAAACACCCACCGGCTATGGTGCCTCTGGCTACGGTACAGCTCCTTGGGGCGCTCCAGGAGGCGGCGGCGGTGCAGCTGCTTCTGCTCCTAGAGGTCAATCCCCCAGCGGGGCATCTGGGTATGGAAATCAAGGTTATGGGTATCCTAACTACAGTGGAAGCTATGGTCCTTACCCTGCCGCATACCCTTCTAGTGGACGTGCCCCAAATAGCAATGCTGctggtggtggtggcggtggtGGTACTGGTGTAGATCAACAAGGAAGTGGGGGTGGTTATATGGGAAGTGGCTACAGTGACAACAATGGTAGTTCAGGGTATTCTAATGCAGGATGGAGATCTGACCCCTCACAAGCTGCTGGTGGCTATGGTGGCGCCCAGCCCCGGCAGGGTTAG